TCAAACAACAGCAGaacaaaatattcattttatttgaaGACAAAAAACCATATACCATTGATTTGAGATCGATGCCAGTTGGTTTCTCACAGAAATGGACCACACGTCCGGTTCGATCAATGTTCACTAGTCCATAATCCGATGCACgactgaaccaaaccaaaccaaggGTTAGAAACTTAAGACCAAAAGGCAAATCATAGTGCTTACACAAACTAACCTCTCACCCACTGGCGCGCACGAAAGAGTAATATCCGCGTTGCTATCCACATGGTACTATTTAAATGCATATTGTTTAGAGTTTGTCAGCAAAAAAATAGTTCTTTCATAATCTTAAAAGAAACTTTGTTTATTACCTGAACAAAGTCCATGTAGTTCATTCTGTAGAGATGATCTCCAGACAAGATGATAATATTCTCAATGTTCCTATTCTTAGCATCCTATATTATTCATAAAAACCAACTGATTCATTCAGACCATTTCAAAGAATCACAAAGtaaataagttatttcataCCTCAAACACCCAGAGAAACTTTCTGACAGCATCTGCTGTTCCTTGAAACCATTTCTTCCCTGCTTCACCAGGAGTCTGTGTAGCAGCTAGAACCTCAACGAAACCATCTCCAAAGTTGATGCCATTCCCGAAATAAGTACGAGCCAAGTGGCGGTTGAGGGAAGCCGAGTTAAACTGAGTGAGCACGAAGATCTTGTTGATGCAACTGTTAATGCAATTACTCATAGGGATGTCGATCATCCTATAGCATCCACCCACAggaacctgcaaaaaaaatagtgtttgatgaatcatcaaaaaaaaacaaagagtttAGTAAAATGAGTAATAAATACTAACAGCTGGAGTTGCAGCTCGCTTGGTGAGAGGGAAGAGTTTAGCTCCATTGCCTCCTCCCAGAATGATTGCTGCCACGTTTTTTGGATCTGCTTTTCTTCTCTCCCCCAACATCGAAGGCTGTAGTCTCTGCAAACCCataaaaacaatcaaatttAAGGCAAATCTCTAAGACAAAAAGAGTTTTTGATGAGTCTGATCATTAACCTACCAAAGCCTCTTTAGCATTCTTTGAAGTAGCAACCGCATAAGCAACACCTGGCCTCGGCGACTTTCGATATCTTAACTCCTTGGAACTTGAATCTGAAGCAAAAGGTTTAGAGAAGCTTCCTTTGATCTTCTCACCCCAAAAACTGTTCTCTATATTCTTGTAACCGTCTTTGGGCAAGACAGTGTTTGTCCCCAATCCCAAGTAGCAACAAGAATCCATATTTTTTAAGCTGGAATGAAACAGGACAGAATCGTAAAGCTTGTTAGTAAAACAAGTAAAGTGAAACAACACACAAATACTGTAACCAAGTACTAAGAGAGAGTGTATATCATTGTGCAGGGTAACAAATCTTTTTTAAACATAGAAACAATAACAGTTGCCTTAAAAAgagattataacttttaaaacatGAACCGAACAAGTGTCTGGGTCAGAATGACTCTGAACCAGATAAAATAGTTAGATCCGGGTAGGTGTTTTTAGATTATTGGATCACAGAAAACAAGAACATTAAACAGAACAAGTTCAtgacaaaaaatttcaaaaaaaagggaAAGAATTTTCCGGGGGGAAAAAGAGACTTTTGATCCAATTCAATGTAACATTTGATAAAACTCAATGTAACATTTGATAAAAATcgagaaaaaaaagtaaagtatCATGATTCATGAGAGAATACCTTCAAAAGGTGAAGGAATAtactttcattttcttttaatacATTCATATATTATTAACACACCCAGATATTTAAGAAGGAAACAATCATGAACACAACACAGAGAATATAATTCAACCATGAACACAACACAGAGACATATAGAAGAAGATGGAACAGATGAGAGAACTCGACTCACCGGATTGTAAAGACCTTATTCGTATTGTCTGGTTTTGAATTAATGTGATATGTCCTTCATGCACCCAAAGGAGAGAACGAGGCGAAGTGATCAGTGACGAGCTTCCAAAGCTTGATCTGttatttattcttatatattttttttaatcttctctctctcttctcttctgttCAAAGCAAGAAATTACAGTTTTAATTCATCTTCtggttattaatttttttgttcttattcGCATTAGAAAAAGGTGCTCatttcttaaatttatttttagaaagtaaaaaactaaaaatatctaCCCTTCTCGATAGTa
This genomic interval from Brassica napus cultivar Da-Ae chromosome A6, Da-Ae, whole genome shotgun sequence contains the following:
- the LOC106349507 gene encoding glucose-1-phosphate adenylyltransferase large subunit 3, chloroplastic encodes the protein MDSCCYLGLGTNTVLPKDGYKNIENSFWGEKIKGSFSKPFASDSSSKELRYRKSPRPGVAYAVATSKNAKEALRLQPSMLGERRKADPKNVAAIILGGGNGAKLFPLTKRAATPAVPVGGCYRMIDIPMSNCINSCINKIFVLTQFNSASLNRHLARTYFGNGINFGDGFVEVLAATQTPGEAGKKWFQGTADAVRKFLWVFEDAKNRNIENIIILSGDHLYRMNYMDFVQYHVDSNADITLSCAPVGESRASDYGLVNIDRTGRVVHFCEKPTGIDLKSMQSDTTMLGLSQQEAVKSPYIASMGVYCFKTEALLKLLTRRYPSSNDFGSEIIPAAIRDHNVQGYVYRDYWEDIGTIKSFYDANLALVEEHPKFEFYDQDTPFYTSPRFLPPTKTEKCRIVDSIISHGCFLGECSIQRSIIGERSRLDYGVELQDTLMLGADSYQTESEIASLLAEGNVPIGIGRDTKIRKCIIDKNAKIGKNVMILNSDDVQEADRPEEGFYIRSGITVVVEKATIKDGTVI